One segment of Paenibacillus sp. FSL R7-0337 DNA contains the following:
- a CDS encoding ABC transporter substrate-binding protein, whose translation MNVFKRLSAVSMIAGLSVLTACGGNAAPGNTSIADGAAAAIPAANAAPAESAPVTIEFWYGLGGKLGENMQSLIQKFNASQQEVIVKGIVQGDYTETEQKLQAAIATGQVPAAVLSSNIDWARKGYFAAMDELIAKLPEFKQEDFVQTFLNQGQVDGKQYFLPMYGTTQVMYYRKDAFAKIGLDASQIKTWEDLAAAAKKMTVSEGGKTSFYGWEPMWGSGNMIDAALSKGGSILSADGTQAMIDSPEWIDTWEFFRKAIHEDKTMRIHSGGQGWEYWYKTIDDVMKGQAAGYTGSSGDQGDLDFSIVSAMEQPGWAGVGEGKPVAQAIMAGIPAKAGEAEKQAAMKWLAYFTNSENTASWSINTGYISVRQSALQDPAFVAFSESNPQIKIPLQQAAHASAPFQDPTGGKINDALKIAADKVQIENIPAAEALMEAQQTAQAALDKLK comes from the coding sequence ATGAACGTATTCAAAAGGTTGTCCGCAGTATCCATGATCGCCGGACTCTCCGTGCTCACCGCTTGCGGCGGAAATGCCGCTCCCGGCAATACATCCATTGCGGACGGCGCAGCCGCCGCAATCCCTGCTGCCAATGCCGCTCCGGCTGAAAGCGCACCGGTAACGATTGAGTTCTGGTATGGACTCGGCGGCAAGCTGGGAGAAAATATGCAATCGCTCATTCAGAAGTTCAACGCTTCCCAGCAGGAGGTCATCGTCAAAGGGATCGTGCAGGGGGATTATACAGAAACCGAACAGAAGCTTCAGGCTGCGATTGCTACCGGGCAGGTCCCGGCGGCGGTCCTCTCCTCCAATATAGATTGGGCTCGCAAAGGCTATTTCGCTGCGATGGATGAGCTTATTGCCAAGCTGCCGGAATTTAAGCAAGAGGATTTCGTACAGACCTTCCTGAACCAGGGGCAGGTGGATGGTAAGCAGTATTTCCTGCCGATGTATGGAACGACGCAGGTGATGTACTATCGTAAGGACGCTTTTGCGAAGATTGGCCTCGATGCCAGCCAGATTAAGACCTGGGAGGATCTCGCTGCGGCTGCCAAAAAGATGACGGTATCGGAAGGCGGCAAAACCAGCTTCTACGGCTGGGAGCCGATGTGGGGCTCCGGCAACATGATTGACGCCGCACTCAGCAAGGGCGGCAGCATTCTTAGTGCAGACGGCACCCAGGCCATGATTGATTCCCCGGAATGGATCGACACCTGGGAGTTCTTCCGCAAAGCCATTCATGAGGATAAGACGATGCGCATCCACTCCGGCGGACAAGGCTGGGAGTACTGGTACAAGACGATTGATGATGTAATGAAAGGCCAAGCGGCCGGATACACCGGTTCGAGCGGCGACCAGGGCGATCTTGACTTCAGTATCGTCTCCGCGATGGAGCAGCCGGGCTGGGCCGGGGTTGGGGAAGGCAAGCCTGTTGCTCAGGCGATTATGGCCGGTATTCCTGCCAAAGCCGGAGAAGCGGAGAAACAAGCGGCGATGAAATGGCTCGCCTACTTCACGAACTCCGAAAATACGGCCTCCTGGTCGATCAATACGGGCTATATTTCCGTACGCCAGTCCGCCCTGCAAGATCCGGCCTTCGTAGCCTTCAGTGAGAGCAACCCGCAGATCAAGATCCCTTTGCAGCAGGCGGCTCATGCTTCCGCTCCGTTCCAGGACCCGACAGGCGGCAAAATCAACGATGCGCTGAAGATCGCTGCGGATAAGGTGCAGATTGAGAACATTCCGGCAGCCGAGGCGCTGATGGAAGCACAGCAGACGGCTCAGGCCGCACTGGATAAGCTGAAATAG
- a CDS encoding HAD family hydrolase → MIELNTPQGDYPVSAILFDKDGTLLQFVSLWGSWGECFLYQFARGLEQRGLSFPEQHRASLLGTVHDAEGKITDYDRNGPLAMGTMSDLYAILSWQGYSLGLSWAEAVELVDSCRNAADAMLEQSRPVRPLPGLVPFLDACAAQGIPMAVVTADETPAAESHLRWLGIRQYFTAVIGTDQVERGKPFPDMALLACGRLGVSPAEAAVIGDTNGDMRMAAAAGAAVAIGIAGGVTAGLAASAAAEGPAANAGGDWQAAASRVTAAADAAASGSGDAHGAADAGRSGLAAAMQAAGRTLLPDADCVVSSYAELGVRRTAR, encoded by the coding sequence ATGATCGAGCTTAATACTCCGCAAGGAGACTATCCTGTATCGGCTATCCTGTTCGACAAGGATGGAACATTGCTGCAGTTCGTATCTCTCTGGGGAAGCTGGGGCGAGTGCTTCCTGTACCAGTTCGCCCGGGGGCTTGAACAGCGCGGCTTGAGCTTCCCTGAGCAGCATCGGGCCTCCCTGCTGGGAACGGTTCACGACGCTGAGGGGAAGATTACAGATTATGACCGTAATGGCCCTCTCGCCATGGGCACGATGAGCGATCTGTATGCCATTCTGTCCTGGCAGGGTTATTCGCTCGGCCTATCTTGGGCGGAAGCGGTTGAACTGGTGGACTCCTGCCGGAATGCAGCGGATGCGATGCTGGAGCAGAGCCGTCCGGTCCGCCCGCTCCCCGGGCTGGTGCCCTTTCTGGACGCGTGCGCAGCCCAGGGCATACCTATGGCCGTAGTGACTGCCGATGAAACTCCGGCAGCCGAGAGTCATCTGCGCTGGCTGGGCATCCGCCAGTATTTCACCGCTGTGATCGGCACCGATCAAGTGGAGCGGGGCAAGCCCTTCCCCGACATGGCGCTGCTCGCCTGCGGGCGGCTGGGCGTATCTCCGGCTGAAGCCGCCGTGATCGGCGATACGAACGGAGATATGCGGATGGCTGCGGCTGCGGGCGCAGCCGTAGCCATTGGGATTGCCGGCGGAGTCACCGCCGGGCTGGCGGCTTCAGCTGCGGCGGAAGGACCGGCCGCAAATGCGGGCGGGGACTGGCAGGCGGCGGCAAGCCGGGTTACTGCGGCGGCAGATGCTGCCGCAAGCGGGTCGGGTGATGCGCACGGAGCGGCTGATGCGGGCCGAAGCGGGCTGGCGGCAGCCATGCAGGCTGCCGGGAGGACTCTTTTGCCGGATGCAGATTGTGTAGTGTCGTCTTATGCGGAGCTTGGCGTACGAAGGACTGCACGATGA
- a CDS encoding multidrug efflux SMR transporter: MAWVFLALAIVFELSGTVSMKLSHGLTRPWPSVLMFLFYGISFTSLSVALTSIKVGVAYAVWSGAGILLISLAGALFFEERLSGSSLLWVTVIVTGIVGLNISAKGH, translated from the coding sequence TTGGCCTGGGTATTTCTTGCCTTGGCTATTGTCTTCGAGCTGTCCGGAACGGTCTCCATGAAGCTGTCTCATGGCCTCACCCGGCCCTGGCCTTCTGTGCTGATGTTCCTATTCTACGGGATCAGCTTCACCTCGCTGAGTGTCGCACTCACCTCCATCAAGGTTGGAGTCGCTTATGCCGTATGGTCCGGGGCGGGTATCCTCCTGATTTCTCTGGCGGGGGCCTTGTTTTTCGAAGAGCGGCTATCGGGTTCCTCCCTCCTGTGGGTAACTGTGATTGTAACCGGGATTGTTGGCTTGAACATTAGCGCCAAGGGGCATTAA
- a CDS encoding metallophosphoesterase, which translates to MDTSATPGVTEPLLTFQVITDTHVTADPEHEYNQNFRRALEDLALHAQGSSGIMHIGDITDHGFPNEYEEVQRILEQHQASLPQLRYTLGNHDVGLGHWESRLAMYTSRMGMPGPYHDHWIGGYHFIFLGTEEGLPTFCNLSAEQLQWLDRKLGERAPDKPEANSHLQPHTEQASLPDQPVFLFLHQPLKDTVAGSLESQEWYGVTQDQELRTILSRHPQTLLFTGHTHWELEVGNTMYPGNGQTATMFNAASVAYLWTDADEHKNGSQGYYIEVYADKVLVRGRDFTTGTWIEAAQYEVAYPVSALR; encoded by the coding sequence ATGGATACATCCGCCACACCGGGCGTTACTGAACCGCTGCTGACGTTCCAGGTTATAACCGACACCCATGTCACGGCCGATCCGGAGCATGAGTACAACCAGAACTTCAGACGGGCGCTTGAGGATTTGGCATTACATGCTCAAGGCAGCAGCGGGATCATGCATATTGGAGATATAACAGACCATGGCTTTCCGAACGAGTACGAGGAGGTTCAGCGTATTCTTGAGCAGCATCAGGCGTCCTTGCCGCAGCTTCGTTATACCTTGGGCAACCATGATGTCGGTCTCGGCCACTGGGAATCCCGGCTTGCGATGTATACTTCCCGCATGGGTATGCCGGGCCCCTATCATGACCACTGGATCGGCGGGTATCATTTCATCTTCCTAGGCACGGAGGAAGGGCTGCCTACGTTCTGTAATCTATCTGCTGAACAGCTTCAGTGGCTGGACCGGAAGCTTGGGGAACGCGCACCGGACAAACCAGAGGCTAACAGTCATTTGCAGCCGCACACGGAGCAGGCATCTCTGCCGGATCAGCCCGTCTTCCTCTTCCTGCACCAGCCGCTGAAGGATACAGTAGCCGGTTCACTGGAATCTCAGGAATGGTACGGAGTCACTCAGGATCAGGAGCTGCGTACTATTCTGTCGCGGCACCCGCAGACCCTGCTGTTCACCGGGCATACCCACTGGGAGCTGGAGGTCGGCAATACCATGTATCCCGGCAACGGACAGACAGCAACGATGTTCAATGCTGCTTCTGTAGCCTACCTCTGGACGGATGCGGATGAACACAAGAACGGCAGCCAGGGCTATTATATAGAAGTCTATGCTGATAAAGTGCTTGTGCGGGGACGGGATTTCACTACGGGCACCTGGATTGAAGCGGCGCAATATGAGGTAGCCTATCCCGTTAGCGCTCTACGGTAA
- a CDS encoding MetQ/NlpA family ABC transporter substrate-binding protein — MTTTFALVLLVLTLALAGCGNSKEADKAPAATSTGPVKIKVASLIPPMTDILDIVKPILKEEGVDMEVVVLSDNVQPNEALANKEVDANFFQHVPYMEQFNASKGAKLVPVQPVYDAIYGGYSKRFKNIADLPEGATLVMANDPSNIGRSLQMFADAGLITLKDGIGIQATQADITANPKNYKFEEVDLLMLARMLDDADLVAMTPAYASPLGLTPKKDALITEREDSAFTITLVAREDNKDSDAIQKLAKAISGPEVKKFLEDNYADIALPAFK; from the coding sequence ATGACTACCACGTTTGCACTGGTACTGCTTGTATTGACGCTTGCACTTGCAGGCTGCGGCAACAGCAAAGAAGCGGACAAGGCACCGGCGGCAACCAGCACCGGGCCTGTGAAGATCAAGGTAGCCTCGCTGATTCCGCCAATGACGGATATCCTCGATATCGTGAAGCCGATTCTGAAGGAAGAAGGCGTGGACATGGAGGTTGTCGTGCTGTCCGATAACGTGCAGCCGAATGAAGCGCTGGCGAACAAAGAGGTGGACGCGAACTTCTTCCAGCATGTCCCTTACATGGAGCAGTTCAATGCCAGTAAAGGCGCAAAGCTGGTGCCCGTTCAGCCTGTGTATGATGCCATCTACGGCGGGTACTCCAAACGCTTCAAGAACATTGCCGATCTGCCTGAGGGAGCAACGCTCGTGATGGCGAATGATCCGTCCAACATTGGGCGTTCCCTGCAAATGTTCGCAGATGCCGGATTGATTACGCTGAAGGATGGTATAGGGATTCAGGCTACGCAAGCCGATATTACCGCCAATCCGAAGAACTATAAGTTCGAGGAGGTCGATCTGCTGATGCTGGCCCGGATGCTGGATGATGCAGATCTGGTAGCGATGACGCCAGCCTACGCGAGCCCGCTGGGTCTGACCCCGAAGAAGGATGCGCTGATCACCGAGCGTGAAGATTCAGCCTTCACCATTACCCTCGTTGCCCGTGAGGACAACAAGGATTCCGATGCCATCCAGAAGCTGGCCAAGGCGATCAGCGGCCCGGAAGTGAAGAAGTTCCTGGAGGATAATTACGCTGACATCGCGCTGCCTGCTTTTAAATAG
- a CDS encoding methionine ABC transporter permease, whose translation MFESMLKYQDQMWQSIGETFVMVGIAIGAALLLGLPLGTLLYFCRKGQLYENRGLSLVLNSIVNVVRSFPFLLLVVALIPFTRLVVGTAIGTLAATVPLSIVAIAYYSRLVEQSLLEVPRGTIEAALSMGASKPGMIFKFLYVEARSGLVLGLTASTISFISFSTVMGVVGGGGVGDFAIRYGYQRFETEVMIYAILVMIVLVQLIQFTGSTLARLLDKR comes from the coding sequence ATGTTTGAGAGCATGCTTAAATACCAGGATCAGATGTGGCAGTCTATCGGAGAGACCTTTGTCATGGTCGGTATTGCCATAGGCGCTGCGCTGCTGCTGGGCCTTCCGCTGGGGACGCTGCTGTATTTTTGCCGCAAAGGCCAGTTATATGAGAATAGAGGACTGTCCCTAGTGCTCAATAGCATCGTCAATGTCGTCCGTTCCTTTCCGTTCCTGCTGCTGGTGGTGGCGCTGATTCCGTTCACCCGTCTGGTTGTGGGTACGGCGATCGGTACACTAGCGGCCACGGTGCCGCTATCCATCGTTGCTATTGCGTATTACTCGCGGCTGGTGGAGCAGTCCCTGCTAGAGGTTCCGCGCGGAACGATTGAGGCGGCATTGTCGATGGGGGCATCGAAGCCGGGAATGATTTTCAAGTTTCTATATGTGGAGGCCCGTTCAGGGCTGGTGCTGGGACTTACTGCGTCTACGATCAGCTTCATTTCTTTTTCAACCGTAATGGGAGTTGTCGGCGGCGGCGGCGTGGGCGATTTCGCCATCCGTTACGGGTATCAGCGCTTCGAGACCGAGGTGATGATCTACGCCATTCTCGTGATGATTGTACTGGTGCAGCTGATTCAATTCACGGGAAGCACGCTAGCCAGACTGCTCGACAAACGCTAG
- a CDS encoding ATP-binding cassette domain-containing protein: MLSLSQVSKSFTLKDGPYTAVDQVSLEVQAGAIHGIIGASGAGKSTLLRLINLLERPDEGTVMVDGQRLTELPDKELRRQRQRIGMIFQHFNLIGNATVSRNVAISLELAGVPRAKRMKRVEECLQFVGLADKAGQYPAQLSGGQRQRVAIARALANSPKLLLCDEPTSALDPGTTADILGVLRHINASLGVTIVIVTHELDVVRSICSEVSVMEGGRIVDSFSRGEGGFLPPGTHSGSFRERITGRTGEAHV, encoded by the coding sequence TATACGGCTGTTGATCAGGTATCGCTTGAAGTCCAGGCGGGTGCCATTCACGGTATTATTGGCGCCAGCGGCGCGGGCAAATCCACGCTCCTGCGGCTGATCAATCTGCTGGAGCGGCCCGATGAAGGAACAGTTATGGTTGACGGGCAGCGGCTTACGGAGCTGCCGGACAAGGAGCTGCGCCGGCAGCGGCAGAGAATCGGTATGATCTTTCAGCATTTCAATCTGATCGGTAATGCCACTGTCAGCAGGAATGTGGCGATCTCTCTAGAGCTTGCCGGAGTGCCGCGTGCGAAGCGGATGAAGCGGGTGGAGGAATGTCTGCAATTCGTAGGCCTGGCGGACAAAGCCGGGCAATACCCGGCCCAGCTCAGCGGCGGGCAGCGCCAGCGGGTAGCGATTGCCCGGGCACTGGCGAACAGTCCGAAGCTGCTGCTGTGCGATGAGCCGACATCTGCGCTTGATCCGGGCACCACGGCGGATATTCTGGGGGTGCTGCGCCATATCAATGCTTCCCTGGGCGTAACGATTGTGATCGTTACGCATGAACTCGATGTAGTGCGGAGCATCTGTTCCGAGGTATCCGTCATGGAGGGCGGACGGATCGTAGATTCCTTCTCGCGCGGGGAGGGCGGTTTCCTTCCGCCGGGAACGCATTCAGGCTCCTTCCGGGAGCGGATCACCGGCAGAACGGGGGAGGCCCATGTTTGA